A window of the Deinococcus gobiensis I-0 genome harbors these coding sequences:
- a CDS encoding RecX family transcriptional regulator, which translates to MTRARRSRTGPGARADTGEEPGAAAGSGTAPRGPRRERTPEEEREALLAYAFRALGARALSAAELRARLEKRSEQPELIEDVLRRVQELGYQNDAQVAQTESRRRGVGTFRVRQTLRRRGLDSGLIEETVQARDPEDDEREAADFLARRWPALARKRDPRASAYALLARRGFGSAAIWAAIREVQEAQDFQPGEEAEDQEDEE; encoded by the coding sequence ATGACCCGAGCACGCCGTTCCCGAACCGGCCCAGGCGCGCGCGCAGACACTGGCGAGGAGCCCGGCGCGGCGGCGGGGAGCGGCACCGCGCCGCGCGGGCCGCGCCGCGAGCGCACCCCCGAGGAGGAACGCGAGGCGCTGTTGGCCTACGCCTTCCGGGCGCTGGGAGCGCGGGCACTGAGCGCCGCCGAGCTGCGCGCCCGGCTGGAAAAACGCAGCGAACAGCCCGAACTGATCGAGGACGTGCTGCGCCGCGTTCAGGAGCTGGGCTACCAGAACGACGCCCAGGTCGCCCAGACCGAGAGCAGGCGCCGGGGGGTGGGGACCTTCCGGGTGCGCCAGACACTGCGGCGGCGCGGCCTGGACAGCGGCCTGATTGAGGAGACGGTCCAGGCCCGCGACCCGGAGGACGACGAGCGCGAGGCCGCCGATTTCCTGGCCCGGCGCTGGCCGGCGCTGGCCCGCAAGCGCGACCCGCGCGCCAGCGCCTACGCCCTGCTGGCCCGCCGGGGCTTCGGCAGCGCCGCCATCTGGGCCGCGATCCGGGAAGTGCAGGAGGCGCAGGACTTCCAGCCGGGTGAGGAGGCGGAAGATCAGGAGGACGAGGAGTGA
- the pdhA gene encoding pyruvate dehydrogenase (acetyl-transferring) E1 component subunit alpha — protein MTISSDSLPQAGLSPEGAAASEAAYDAGQAAGLFQILAPDGEVVRPDLMPDTGTQLRLYRQMRRARHFDERGWVLYRQGRLGVFPPFGGMEASQVGTAAALSADDWLFPTYRDTGAALTLGLPIARTLAYWRTSPHGWAMPENLKVLPFYIPIATQYPQAVGAALAEKRKGTRNVAMAYIGDGGSSEGDFHEALNFAGALNAPCVFILQNNGWAISVPTRSQTRATDLSRRAEGYGLPGVRVDGNDVLATWHVTAQAVERARNGEGPTLIETVTYRVKPHTVADDPSRYRTEEEGAPWREKDPVTRLRAHLLRTGVLNEEGEAALLAEVAAEFEEALREADTYPDPAPAEILDHVFAEPTPQLRRQREELLAEVEA, from the coding sequence ATGACCATATCTTCCGATTCGCTGCCCCAGGCGGGCCTCTCGCCCGAGGGCGCCGCCGCCTCCGAAGCGGCCTACGACGCCGGGCAGGCCGCCGGCCTGTTCCAGATTCTCGCGCCCGACGGCGAGGTCGTGCGCCCCGACCTCATGCCCGATACGGGCACGCAGCTGCGGCTGTACCGCCAGATGCGCCGCGCCCGGCACTTCGACGAGCGCGGCTGGGTGCTCTACCGCCAGGGCCGCCTGGGCGTCTTTCCGCCCTTCGGGGGGATGGAGGCCAGCCAGGTCGGCACCGCCGCCGCCCTGAGCGCCGACGACTGGCTCTTTCCGACCTACCGCGACACCGGCGCGGCCCTGACCCTGGGCCTGCCCATCGCGCGCACCCTGGCCTACTGGCGCACCAGCCCGCACGGCTGGGCCATGCCCGAGAACCTCAAGGTGCTGCCCTTCTACATTCCCATCGCCACCCAGTACCCGCAGGCGGTCGGGGCCGCGCTGGCCGAGAAACGCAAGGGCACGCGCAACGTGGCGATGGCCTACATCGGGGACGGCGGCAGCAGCGAGGGCGACTTCCACGAGGCGCTGAACTTCGCGGGCGCGCTGAACGCCCCGTGCGTGTTCATCCTCCAGAACAACGGCTGGGCCATCAGCGTGCCGACGCGCAGCCAGACGCGCGCCACCGACCTCTCGCGCCGCGCCGAGGGCTACGGCCTGCCCGGCGTGCGGGTGGACGGCAACGACGTACTGGCGACCTGGCACGTGACCGCGCAGGCGGTCGAGCGCGCCCGGAACGGCGAGGGACCGACCCTGATCGAGACGGTGACCTACCGCGTCAAGCCGCACACCGTCGCCGACGACCCCAGCCGCTACCGCACCGAGGAGGAGGGGGCACCCTGGCGGGAGAAGGACCCCGTGACGCGCCTGCGCGCCCACCTGCTGCGCACCGGCGTGCTGAACGAGGAGGGCGAGGCCGCGCTACTGGCCGAGGTCGCCGCCGAGTTCGAGGAGGCGCTGCGCGAGGCCGACACCTACCCCGACCCGGCCCCCGCCGAGATTCTGGACCACGTGTTCGCCGAACCGACGCCGCAGCTCCGGCGCCAGCGCGAGGAACTGCTCGCGGAGGTGGAGGCGTGA
- a CDS encoding M55 family metallopeptidase: protein MNVVISVDMEGVCGVASWVQVSPPEFGGLVNAAEYQAARERMTLEAAAAAEGALAAGASGVLVNDSHDTMRNLLPELLPEAARFTSGNDKPLSMVQGVQEGGVGALLFVGYHARAGSPRGPLAHTWNGFVRNVRINGRDTGEYGLNALLAGHYGVPVVFASGDDVAMAEIRAELGEEVVCVAVKEGLSSFAAIHLHPREAQRRIRAGAEAAVRAAAQARPYTTRWPANCQLSLNHQARADACERVPGITRLDPLTVGWESPDAYHLFQTFRMLAKVAEVRLDG from the coding sequence ATGAACGTGGTCATCAGCGTGGACATGGAAGGGGTGTGCGGGGTGGCGTCGTGGGTGCAGGTCAGCCCACCCGAGTTCGGGGGCCTGGTCAACGCCGCCGAGTACCAGGCCGCCCGCGAGCGCATGACCCTGGAGGCCGCCGCCGCCGCCGAGGGCGCGCTGGCCGCCGGGGCGAGCGGCGTGCTGGTCAACGACAGCCACGACACGATGCGCAATCTCCTCCCCGAGCTGCTGCCCGAGGCCGCGCGCTTTACGAGCGGCAACGACAAGCCGCTGAGCATGGTGCAGGGCGTGCAGGAAGGGGGCGTGGGGGCGCTGCTGTTCGTGGGCTACCACGCCCGCGCCGGCAGCCCACGCGGCCCGCTGGCGCACACCTGGAACGGCTTCGTGCGCAACGTGCGGATCAACGGCCGGGACACGGGCGAGTACGGCCTCAACGCCCTGCTGGCCGGTCATTACGGCGTGCCGGTGGTGTTCGCCAGTGGCGACGACGTGGCGATGGCCGAGATCCGGGCCGAGCTGGGTGAGGAGGTGGTCTGCGTGGCCGTCAAGGAGGGCCTGAGCAGTTTCGCGGCCATCCATCTGCACCCGCGCGAGGCGCAGCGCCGCATCCGGGCCGGGGCCGAGGCCGCCGTGCGCGCCGCTGCCCAGGCCCGGCCCTACACGACCCGCTGGCCCGCCAACTGCCAGCTCTCGCTGAACCACCAGGCCCGGGCCGACGCCTGCGAGCGCGTGCCGGGGATCACCCGTCTCGACCCGCTGACGGTCGGCTGGGAGAGCCCCGACGCCTATCACCTGTTCCAGACCTTCCGGATGCTCGCCAAGGTGGCCGAGGTCCGGCTGGACGGCTAG
- the rpsT gene encoding 30S ribosomal protein S20: MALRHKSAQKRHRQSLKRRLINRSRKSTIKTFSKKALIAATSGAEDVVAAQSKAESLIDKAAKGSTLHKNTAARKKSRLAKAINKAKAAQQA; encoded by the coding sequence ATGGCCTTACGTCACAAGTCCGCCCAGAAGCGCCACCGCCAGAGCCTCAAGCGCCGCCTGATCAACCGCAGCCGCAAGAGCACCATCAAGACCTTCTCCAAGAAGGCCCTGATCGCCGCCACCAGCGGGGCCGAGGACGTCGTCGCCGCCCAGAGCAAGGCCGAGAGCCTGATCGACAAGGCCGCCAAGGGCAGCACCCTGCACAAGAACACCGCCGCCCGCAAGAAGAGCCGTCTCGCCAAGGCCATCAACAAGGCCAAGGCCGCGCAGCAGGCTTAA
- a CDS encoding alpha-ketoacid dehydrogenase subunit beta, whose product MVAAINDALDVALARDPDVHIFGEDVGVMGGVFRATDGLQAKYGAERVFDTPLAEAGIVGMGIGMGLAGLKPVAEIQFAGFLYPALDQILSHLGRFRHRTRSRYHLPMVIRAPYGGGVHTPEQHADSPEAILAHTPGVKVVIPSTPADARGLLLAAIADPDPVFFFEAIKLYRSVKEEVPTDYVTVPLGQARHVTRGDDVTVVCYGGMVEVATRAAEAARQAGIGVEVIDLRTLVPMDTDTVLESVQKTGRVVVVTEAPRTGGFHSEISATIAEEAIEFLRAPIVRVTGYDAPYPPFTAIEDVYRPSAVRVARAVRKVMAY is encoded by the coding sequence ATGGTCGCGGCCATCAACGACGCGCTGGACGTGGCGCTGGCCCGCGACCCCGACGTCCATATCTTCGGGGAGGACGTCGGCGTGATGGGCGGCGTGTTCCGTGCGACCGACGGCCTCCAGGCCAAGTACGGCGCCGAGCGTGTCTTCGACACCCCGCTGGCCGAGGCCGGCATCGTGGGCATGGGCATCGGTATGGGGCTGGCGGGCCTGAAGCCGGTCGCGGAGATTCAGTTCGCGGGCTTCCTGTACCCGGCGCTCGACCAGATCCTCTCGCATCTGGGGCGATTCCGCCACCGCACGCGCAGCCGCTACCACCTGCCGATGGTCATCCGCGCGCCCTACGGCGGCGGGGTCCACACGCCCGAGCAGCACGCCGACAGCCCCGAGGCGATCCTGGCGCACACGCCGGGCGTCAAGGTGGTCATTCCGAGCACCCCGGCCGACGCGCGCGGGCTGCTGCTCGCGGCCATCGCGGACCCCGACCCGGTGTTCTTCTTCGAGGCGATCAAGCTCTACCGCTCGGTGAAAGAAGAAGTGCCGACCGACTACGTCACGGTGCCGCTCGGGCAGGCCCGCCACGTCACGCGCGGCGACGACGTGACGGTGGTGTGCTACGGCGGCATGGTCGAGGTCGCCACCCGCGCCGCCGAGGCCGCCCGGCAGGCCGGGATCGGCGTGGAGGTCATCGACCTGCGCACCCTCGTCCCGATGGACACCGACACCGTACTGGAGAGTGTCCAGAAGACCGGGCGCGTGGTCGTGGTGACCGAGGCGCCGCGCACCGGGGGCTTCCACAGCGAGATCAGCGCGACCATCGCCGAGGAGGCCATCGAGTTCCTGCGCGCGCCCATCGTGCGCGTGACCGGCTACGACGCGCCGTACCCGCCCTTCACGGCCATCGAGGACGTGTACCGCCCCAGCGCCGTGCGCGTGGCCCGCGCCGTCCGCAAGGTCATGGCCTACTGA
- the tdh gene encoding L-threonine 3-dehydrogenase, whose protein sequence is MRALSKREAREGLWMTDVPVPTPGPNDLLIRIRKSSICGTDVHIYKWDDWASKTIPVPMVVGHEYVGVVAAVGSEVRGFEIGDRVSGEGHVTCGHCRNCRAGRRHLCRNTQGVGVNRPGSFAEYLVLPAFNAFKLPDDIPDDVAAIFDPFGNAVHTALTYDLVGEDVLITGAGPIGVMAAAVARHVGARNVVITDVNDYRLDLARRMGVTRAVNVAREDLWTVARDELGMTEGFDVGLEMSGSGPAFAQMVDTMNNGGKIALLGIPSGRVDIDWNGVIFKMLTIKGIYGREMFETWYKMAALIQSGLDLRPVITHHFGIGDFQQGFDAMLGGQSGKVILDWAAPDPEALKEGAGA, encoded by the coding sequence ATGCGCGCCCTGAGCAAGCGCGAGGCCCGCGAGGGCCTGTGGATGACCGACGTGCCGGTGCCCACCCCCGGGCCCAACGACCTGCTCATCCGCATCCGCAAGAGCAGCATCTGCGGCACCGACGTCCATATCTACAAGTGGGACGACTGGGCCAGCAAGACCATTCCCGTGCCGATGGTCGTGGGCCACGAATACGTGGGCGTGGTCGCGGCGGTGGGCAGCGAGGTGCGCGGCTTCGAGATCGGGGACCGCGTGAGCGGCGAGGGCCACGTCACCTGCGGGCACTGCCGCAACTGCCGCGCGGGCCGGCGTCACCTGTGCCGCAATACGCAGGGGGTGGGGGTCAACCGCCCCGGTTCCTTCGCGGAGTACCTCGTGCTGCCGGCCTTCAACGCCTTCAAGCTCCCCGACGACATCCCCGACGACGTGGCGGCGATCTTCGATCCTTTCGGAAACGCGGTCCATACCGCCCTGACCTACGACCTCGTGGGCGAGGACGTGCTCATCACCGGGGCCGGGCCCATCGGCGTGATGGCGGCGGCGGTGGCCCGGCACGTGGGCGCGCGCAACGTGGTGATCACCGACGTGAACGACTACCGCCTGGACCTCGCGCGCCGCATGGGCGTGACCCGCGCCGTGAACGTGGCCCGTGAGGACCTGTGGACGGTGGCCCGCGACGAACTGGGCATGACCGAGGGCTTCGACGTGGGCCTGGAGATGAGCGGTTCGGGCCCCGCCTTCGCGCAGATGGTGGACACCATGAACAACGGGGGCAAAATCGCGCTGCTGGGCATTCCCTCGGGCCGGGTGGACATCGACTGGAACGGCGTGATCTTCAAGATGCTGACCATCAAGGGCATCTACGGCCGGGAGATGTTCGAAACCTGGTACAAGATGGCCGCCCTGATCCAGTCGGGGCTGGACCTGCGACCCGTCATCACGCACCATTTCGGGATCGGGGATTTCCAGCAGGGCTTCGACGCCATGCTGGGCGGCCAGAGCGGCAAGGTGATCCTGGACTGGGCCGCCCCCGATCCGGAAGCGCTCAAGGAAGGCGCAGGGGCATAG
- the recR gene encoding recombination mediator RecR gives MKYPPSLVALIRELSRLPGIGPKSAQRLAFHLFEQPREDIERLASALLSAKRDLHTCPICFNITDAETCDVCSDPSRDQNLIAVVEEPGDVIAIERSGEYRGLYHVLHGVLSPMNGVGPEKLHIRPLLPRVREGMEVILATGTTVEGDATALYLQRLLEPLGAAVSRIAYGLPVGGALEYADEVTLGRALTGRQRVGGPVAGKG, from the coding sequence ATGAAATACCCCCCCTCGCTGGTCGCGCTGATCCGTGAACTCTCGCGCCTGCCGGGCATCGGCCCCAAGAGCGCGCAGCGCCTGGCCTTCCACCTGTTCGAGCAGCCGCGCGAGGACATCGAGCGCCTCGCCTCGGCGCTGCTGTCGGCCAAGCGCGACCTGCACACCTGCCCTATCTGTTTCAACATCACCGACGCCGAGACCTGCGACGTGTGCAGCGACCCCTCGCGCGACCAGAACCTGATCGCGGTGGTCGAGGAACCCGGCGACGTGATCGCCATCGAGCGCAGCGGCGAGTACCGGGGGCTGTACCACGTGCTGCACGGCGTCCTGAGCCCGATGAACGGGGTCGGTCCCGAGAAGCTGCACATCCGGCCCCTGCTGCCACGCGTGCGTGAGGGCATGGAGGTCATCCTGGCGACCGGCACCACGGTCGAGGGCGACGCCACTGCCCTGTACCTGCAACGGCTGCTCGAGCCGCTGGGCGCGGCCGTGAGCCGCATCGCCTACGGCCTGCCGGTGGGCGGCGCGCTGGAATACGCCGACGAGGTCACGCTGGGCCGCGCCCTGACCGGCCGCCAGCGGGTCGGTGGCCCGGTGGCCGGCAAGGGCTGA
- a CDS encoding YbaB/EbfC family nucleoid-associated protein: MDMKKLMKQMQQAQAAASKIQDDLAAQTVEGTASGLVTVTMNGHGKVQTLKIKPEAVDGDDVEALEDLILAAINDASGKADDLQRDATRGLGIPGF; encoded by the coding sequence ATGGACATGAAGAAGCTCATGAAGCAGATGCAGCAGGCGCAGGCCGCGGCCAGCAAGATTCAGGACGACCTCGCCGCGCAGACCGTCGAAGGTACCGCCAGCGGTCTGGTCACGGTCACGATGAACGGGCACGGCAAGGTGCAGACCCTCAAGATCAAGCCCGAAGCGGTGGACGGCGACGATGTCGAGGCCCTCGAAGACCTGATCCTCGCGGCCATCAACGACGCCTCGGGCAAGGCCGACGACCTTCAGCGCGACGCCACGCGCGGCCTGGGCATCCCCGGATTTTGA
- a CDS encoding GNAT family N-acetyltransferase: MTDSVSPAPASEWLRAPILSGPALTLAPLTVAHAPDLHAGADEATVQFLSRGGPAHNTPEAWATYVEALNATPNRVNWAVLRGGVAVGRISFSEVRPADRWAEIGTMLLPAAQGAGVNPEAKWLLMTRAFEELGAGRVHFKVDARNARSLRAVEKIGAVREGTLRGYQVRPDGYARDSVMFSVLRAEWPDVRARLLARLNPA, encoded by the coding sequence ATGACCGATTCCGTCTCCCCCGCCCCGGCGAGCGAGTGGCTGCGCGCGCCCATCCTGTCCGGCCCCGCGCTGACGCTGGCGCCTCTGACGGTTGCCCACGCGCCCGACCTGCATGCCGGAGCCGACGAGGCCACCGTGCAGTTCCTGTCGCGCGGCGGGCCGGCCCACAACACCCCGGAGGCCTGGGCCACCTACGTCGAGGCCCTCAACGCCACCCCCAACCGCGTGAACTGGGCGGTGCTGCGCGGCGGGGTGGCGGTGGGCCGCATCAGTTTCAGCGAGGTGCGCCCCGCCGACCGCTGGGCCGAAATCGGGACCATGCTGCTGCCCGCCGCGCAGGGGGCCGGCGTGAATCCCGAGGCCAAGTGGCTCCTGATGACCCGCGCCTTTGAGGAGCTGGGCGCGGGCCGGGTCCATTTCAAGGTGGATGCCCGCAACGCCCGCAGCCTGCGCGCGGTCGAGAAGATCGGGGCCGTGCGCGAGGGGACCCTGCGCGGCTATCAGGTGCGCCCCGACGGCTACGCCCGCGACAGCGTGATGTTCAGCGTGCTGCGTGCCGAGTGGCCGGACGTGCGCGCGCGGCTGCTGGCCCGGCTGAACCCCGCCTGA
- a CDS encoding metallophosphoesterase, which translates to MRVFAIADLHLSSVTPKPMTVFGPGWAGHPEAVWAQWREVVAPGDLVLLPGDLSWAMRLPDALVDLRLLSDLPGTKVLLRGNHDYWWPTASRLRAALPPDQFAVVNDAVRVGNVVVCGSRGWMTPGHEPLGAEDTRLLAREGERLALSVEAARKLRRPGDHLILMLHYPPASPPYPANPITEVIAQARPDMVLYGHLHGVPPERAMSHVGGIPAYLVAADGLRFRPRLVLDTGAGHGTAAGVAAPGD; encoded by the coding sequence ATGCGCGTCTTTGCCATCGCCGACCTGCACCTGTCCAGCGTGACGCCCAAGCCCATGACGGTCTTCGGCCCCGGCTGGGCCGGGCACCCGGAAGCCGTCTGGGCGCAGTGGCGCGAGGTGGTCGCCCCGGGCGACCTCGTGCTGCTGCCCGGTGACCTGTCGTGGGCCATGCGGCTGCCCGACGCCCTGGTGGACCTGCGGCTGCTGAGCGACCTGCCCGGCACCAAGGTGCTGCTGCGCGGCAACCACGACTACTGGTGGCCCACCGCCAGCCGCCTGCGCGCCGCCCTGCCCCCAGACCAGTTCGCGGTCGTGAACGACGCCGTGCGGGTCGGCAACGTCGTGGTGTGCGGCTCGCGCGGCTGGATGACCCCCGGCCACGAACCGCTGGGCGCCGAGGACACGCGGCTGCTGGCCCGCGAAGGCGAGCGGCTCGCGCTGAGCGTGGAGGCGGCGCGCAAGCTGCGGCGGCCCGGCGACCACCTCATCCTGATGCTGCACTACCCGCCCGCCTCGCCGCCCTACCCGGCCAACCCCATCACCGAGGTGATCGCGCAGGCGCGGCCCGACATGGTGCTGTACGGCCACCTGCACGGCGTGCCGCCCGAGCGGGCCATGAGCCATGTCGGGGGCATCCCGGCGTATCTGGTGGCCGCCGACGGGCTGCGCTTCCGGCCCCGGCTGGTGCTGGATACGGGCGCGGGCCACGGGACGGCCGCCGGCGTGGCCGCGCCGGGCGACTGA